One segment of Rhodanobacter thiooxydans DNA contains the following:
- a CDS encoding peptide MFS transporter — protein sequence MSNITLAGDAKPVPDYPQMLGHPRPLWMLFMSEFWERFAFYGMRWALTLYIVAQFFNGDEAGQASASRTYGAYLALVYATAVFGGYVADKIIGYQRSILLGAVVMAAGLFMVMVPQHEIFMLGLATVIVGNGLFKPNISSMVGQLYATGDSRRDRGFTLFYMGINAGALIAPILTSYLAERVFGTPQHDNFHVVFAASGVGMLISLVWFWFGRRQLGPVGKPAPEIASPMRVVYVAIGVLVAIPLVYLLMDRAGAVAIQWLLTALFIGVGAMLVVEAIRTGAVQIQRVIAMLIIFTFNVLFWMFFEQAGSSFNFLAQHIVDRNLAGWEFPVGWFQSVNPVAIVLLAPLVAMTWGWLDKRRIEPSIPRKFGLGLIGNALGFAVLMYALSSLVGGDGMIPLWTLVLCYVLQTAGELCLSPIGLSMVTKLAPVRLVGLGMGGWFLSTAIGNNLAGLFAGHVSGETGMTVDSALSGYTMGFWILLGGGVVLFLIAPLINRLMHGVR from the coding sequence ATGAGTAACATCACACTCGCCGGCGACGCGAAGCCGGTACCCGACTATCCGCAAATGCTGGGGCATCCGCGTCCGCTGTGGATGCTGTTCATGTCGGAGTTCTGGGAGCGCTTCGCGTTCTACGGCATGCGCTGGGCGCTCACGCTGTACATCGTGGCGCAGTTCTTCAACGGCGACGAAGCCGGCCAGGCGTCGGCCAGCCGCACCTATGGCGCCTACCTGGCGCTGGTCTATGCCACCGCGGTGTTCGGCGGCTACGTGGCGGACAAGATCATCGGCTACCAGCGCTCGATCCTGCTGGGCGCGGTGGTGATGGCCGCGGGCCTGTTCATGGTGATGGTGCCGCAGCACGAGATCTTCATGCTGGGCCTGGCCACCGTCATCGTGGGCAATGGCCTGTTCAAGCCGAACATCTCCTCGATGGTGGGCCAGCTGTACGCCACCGGCGATTCGCGCCGCGACCGCGGCTTCACCCTGTTCTACATGGGCATCAACGCGGGTGCGCTGATCGCGCCGATCCTGACCAGCTACCTGGCCGAACGCGTCTTCGGCACGCCGCAGCACGACAACTTCCACGTGGTCTTCGCCGCGTCGGGCGTGGGCATGCTGATCAGCCTGGTGTGGTTCTGGTTCGGTCGTCGCCAGCTCGGTCCGGTCGGCAAGCCGGCGCCGGAAATCGCCAGCCCGATGCGCGTGGTGTACGTGGCCATCGGCGTGCTGGTGGCGATCCCGCTGGTCTACCTGCTGATGGACCGGGCCGGTGCGGTGGCAATCCAGTGGTTGTTGACCGCGCTGTTCATCGGCGTGGGCGCGATGCTGGTGGTAGAGGCGATCCGCACCGGCGCCGTGCAGATCCAGCGGGTGATCGCGATGCTGATCATCTTCACCTTCAACGTGCTGTTCTGGATGTTCTTCGAGCAGGCCGGCAGCTCGTTCAACTTCCTGGCCCAGCACATCGTGGATCGCAACCTGGCGGGCTGGGAATTCCCGGTCGGCTGGTTCCAGTCGGTGAACCCGGTGGCGATCGTGCTGCTGGCGCCGCTGGTGGCGATGACATGGGGCTGGCTGGACAAGCGCCGCATCGAACCGTCGATCCCGCGCAAGTTCGGGCTGGGCCTGATCGGCAACGCGCTGGGCTTCGCGGTGCTGATGTATGCGCTGTCGAGCCTGGTGGGCGGCGACGGCATGATCCCGTTGTGGACCCTGGTGCTGTGCTACGTGCTGCAGACCGCCGGCGAGCTGTGCCTGTCGCCGATCGGCCTGTCGATGGTGACCAAGCTGGCGCCGGTGCGGCTGGTGGGGCTGGGCATGGGCGGCTGGTTCCTGTCCACCGCGATCGGCAACAACCTGGCGGGGCTATTCGCCGGCCACGTCAGCGGCGAGACCGGCATGACCGTGGACTCGGCGTTGTCCGGCTACACCATGGGCTTCTGGATCCTGCTCGGCGGCGGCGTCGTGCTGTTTCTGATCGCACCGCTGATCAACCGGCTGATGCACGGGGTGCGTTGA
- a CDS encoding peptide MFS transporter, with amino-acid sequence MNEVVQISAAPEYPQTLGHPRPLWMLFMTEFWERFAFYSVSWALALYIVAHFYHGDASGQAWAASIFGAYTALIYASSIFGGYVADRVIGYQRSILLGALMMALGLFVVMLPSRDVFLLGLAMVIVGNGLFKPNISTMVGQLYGRDDPRRDRGFTLFYMGINGGALLAPLLTGWMAAHFTDTPMQQNYRIVFGAAGVGMLLSLLWFWFGRRGLKGVGRPAPEAAGRMRVVWVVLGMVVAVPLVYLLLAFVTTGLSWMLGALFAAVAVMLLVEAVRHGRVQVDRVVAMLIIFAFNILFWMFYFQLGTSFNFLAENLVDRQMFGGWTFPVGWFQSVSPLAIIVLAPVVTVVWAFLAARRSEPSIPRKFGLGLIFNGLGFAVLMYALSRLLDAHGLIPFWPLVLCYVLQTVGELCLSPIGLSMVTKLAPPRLVGLAMGGWFLSLAVGGNLSGLLAGRISGESGMTAASALGGFTFSFWLLAGAGALLLLISPLINRLMHGVR; translated from the coding sequence ATGAACGAAGTCGTCCAGATCAGCGCCGCGCCCGAGTATCCGCAGACGCTGGGGCATCCGCGTCCGTTGTGGATGCTGTTCATGACCGAGTTCTGGGAACGCTTCGCGTTCTATAGCGTGAGCTGGGCGCTGGCGTTGTACATCGTGGCGCACTTCTACCACGGCGATGCCTCCGGCCAGGCGTGGGCCGCCAGCATCTTTGGTGCGTATACCGCGCTGATCTACGCCTCCAGCATCTTCGGCGGCTACGTGGCGGATCGGGTGATCGGCTACCAGCGCTCGATCCTGCTGGGCGCGCTGATGATGGCGCTGGGCCTGTTCGTGGTGATGCTGCCCAGCCGCGACGTCTTCCTGCTCGGCCTGGCGATGGTGATCGTGGGCAACGGGCTGTTCAAGCCGAACATCTCCACCATGGTCGGGCAGTTGTACGGGCGCGACGATCCGCGCCGCGATCGCGGCTTCACCCTGTTCTACATGGGCATCAACGGCGGCGCGCTGCTGGCGCCGCTGCTGACCGGCTGGATGGCCGCCCATTTCACCGACACGCCGATGCAGCAGAACTACCGCATCGTGTTCGGCGCGGCCGGCGTGGGCATGCTGCTCAGCCTGCTGTGGTTCTGGTTCGGCCGGCGCGGGCTGAAGGGTGTGGGCCGGCCGGCGCCTGAAGCGGCCGGCCGCATGCGCGTGGTGTGGGTGGTGCTGGGCATGGTCGTCGCCGTGCCGCTGGTGTACCTGTTGCTGGCCTTCGTCACCACCGGCTTGTCCTGGATGCTGGGTGCGCTGTTCGCCGCGGTGGCGGTGATGCTGCTGGTCGAGGCGGTCAGGCACGGTCGGGTGCAGGTCGACCGGGTGGTGGCGATGCTGATCATCTTCGCCTTCAACATCCTGTTCTGGATGTTCTACTTCCAGCTGGGCACCTCGTTCAATTTCCTCGCCGAGAACCTGGTTGACCGGCAGATGTTCGGCGGCTGGACCTTCCCGGTGGGCTGGTTCCAGTCGGTCAGTCCGCTGGCGATCATCGTGCTGGCGCCCGTGGTCACCGTGGTCTGGGCTTTCCTGGCGGCGCGCAGGAGCGAGCCGTCGATCCCGCGCAAGTTCGGCCTGGGCCTGATCTTCAACGGCCTCGGCTTTGCGGTGCTGATGTACGCGCTGTCGCGCCTGCTCGATGCGCACGGGCTGATTCCGTTCTGGCCGCTGGTGCTGTGCTACGTGCTGCAGACGGTGGGCGAGCTGTGCCTGTCGCCGATCGGCCTGTCGATGGTGACCAAGCTGGCGCCGCCGCGGCTGGTCGGCCTGGCGATGGGCGGCTGGTTCCTGTCGCTGGCGGTGGGCGGCAACCTGTCGGGCCTGCTGGCCGGCAGGATCAGCGGCGAAAGCGGGATGACCGCCGCCTCCGCACTGGGCGGCTTCACCTTCAGCTTCTGGCTGCTGGCCGGTGCCGGCGCGTTGTTGCTGCTGATCTCGCCCCTGATCAACCGGCTGATGCACGGCGTGCGCTGA
- a CDS encoding tryptophan 2,3-dioxygenase, with amino-acid sequence MSDNQRDLEAGIQTDLNGQITYGGYLQLDTLLSAQQPLSNPPHHDEMLFIVQHHVSELWMKLLIHELKAAVLHLQADDIDACLKILARVKQVQRQLFEQWAVLETLTPAEYLEFRGVLGPSSGFQSLQYRQIEFLLGNKNADMLKVFAHDPAAQGELRAVLEAPSLYDEFLRYLARRGHAVPAELLDRDWTQAYRRNEALLPVLKRIYEDRAEFWPEYHMCEQLVDVEESFQLWRFRHMKTVERIIGHRRGTGGSSGVSFLKKALDLEFFPELLDVRTVLGS; translated from the coding sequence ATGAGCGACAACCAGCGCGATCTCGAAGCGGGCATCCAGACCGACCTCAACGGACAGATCACCTACGGTGGCTATCTGCAGCTGGACACATTGCTGTCGGCGCAGCAGCCGCTGAGCAACCCGCCACACCACGACGAGATGCTATTCATCGTGCAGCACCACGTCTCCGAGTTGTGGATGAAGCTGCTGATCCACGAGCTGAAGGCGGCGGTGCTGCACCTGCAGGCCGACGACATCGATGCCTGCCTGAAGATCCTGGCGCGGGTGAAGCAGGTGCAGCGCCAGCTGTTCGAACAATGGGCGGTGCTGGAGACGCTGACGCCGGCGGAGTACCTGGAGTTTCGCGGCGTGCTGGGGCCGTCGTCCGGCTTCCAGTCGCTGCAATATCGCCAGATCGAATTCCTGCTGGGCAACAAGAACGCCGACATGCTCAAGGTGTTCGCGCACGACCCGGCCGCGCAGGGGGAATTGCGCGCGGTGCTGGAGGCGCCCAGCCTGTATGACGAGTTCCTGCGTTACCTGGCGCGGCGTGGCCACGCGGTGCCGGCCGAATTGCTCGATCGCGACTGGACGCAGGCCTACCGGCGCAACGAGGCGCTGCTGCCGGTGCTCAAGCGCATCTACGAGGATCGCGCGGAGTTCTGGCCCGAATACCACATGTGCGAACAGCTGGTGGACGTGGAGGAGAGCTTCCAGTTGTGGCGTTTCCGCCACATGAAAACGGTCGAACGGATCATCGGCCATCGCCGCGGCACCGGCGGTTCGTCCGGGGTGAGCTTCCTGAAGAAGGCTCTCGATCTGGAATTCTTCCCCGAACTGCTGGACGTGCGCACCGTGCTCGGCAGCTGA